In the Mycobacteriales bacterium genome, one interval contains:
- a CDS encoding NADH-quinone oxidoreductase subunit A — protein sequence MLDNYVPILVLFVLATAFAAGSVGAAAVLGPKRYNRAKLDAYECGIEPTPQPMGGGRFPVKFYLTAMLFIVFDIEMIFLIPWAVAFDQLGLFGLVEMAIFLGTVFVAYAYVWRRGGLEWD from the coding sequence GTGCTCGACAACTACGTGCCGATCCTGGTGCTGTTCGTCCTCGCCACGGCCTTCGCGGCCGGCTCGGTCGGCGCCGCAGCAGTGCTCGGCCCGAAGCGCTACAACCGGGCCAAGCTGGACGCCTACGAGTGCGGCATCGAGCCGACGCCGCAGCCCATGGGCGGCGGTCGCTTCCCGGTCAAGTTCTATCTGACCGCGATGCTCTTCATCGTTTTCGACATCGAGATGATCTTCCTCATCCCGTGGGCGGTCGCCTTCGACCAGCTCGGCCTGTTCGGCCTCGTCGAAATGGCGATCTTCCTCGGCACCGTCTTCGTCGCGTACGCCTATGTGTGGCGTCGCGGCGGTCTGGAGTGGGACTAG
- a CDS encoding geranylgeranyl reductase family protein yields MGTQTGVRQDADVIVVGAGPGGSAAAHALAQAGLDVLLLEKTSFPREKVCGDGLTPRAVKSLVQLGIDTGESNGFLRNRGLRIIGGGMRLELPWPELASFPDYGLVRPRLDFDELLARTAQKVGARLQEQTTVTGPVLDAADRVVGVRAKVGPEKLEQEVRAPLVIAADGSSARLALSLGIAKRDDRPMGVAVRRYFSSPRHDDDMLESWLELRGEDGSLLPGYGWVFGVGDGTSNVGLGILNTTNAWQKTDYKELLARWTGGMPGTWQFDEEHAVGPVRGGALPMGFNRTPHYSRGVLLVGDAGGAVNPFNGEGIAYAMESGLLAAEVAVQALARPEGAGRERALQAYPDQLKAVYGGYFTLGRIFVHLIGHPQVMALATRHGLPRPLLMKFTLKLLANLTDPRGGDALDRVVNGLSRVAPAA; encoded by the coding sequence GTGGGCACGCAGACGGGAGTCCGGCAGGACGCCGACGTCATCGTCGTCGGGGCCGGTCCCGGTGGCAGCGCCGCCGCTCACGCGCTCGCGCAGGCCGGGCTGGACGTGCTGCTGCTCGAGAAGACCAGCTTCCCGCGGGAGAAGGTCTGCGGCGACGGCCTCACCCCGCGTGCCGTCAAGAGCCTGGTGCAGCTGGGCATCGACACCGGGGAGAGCAACGGCTTCCTGCGCAACCGCGGCCTGCGCATCATCGGTGGCGGCATGCGCCTCGAGCTGCCGTGGCCGGAGCTGGCCAGCTTCCCCGACTACGGCCTGGTGCGTCCGCGGCTGGACTTCGACGAGCTGCTCGCCCGCACGGCACAGAAGGTCGGCGCGCGACTGCAGGAGCAGACCACCGTCACCGGCCCCGTGCTGGACGCCGCCGACCGGGTGGTGGGTGTGCGGGCAAAGGTCGGTCCCGAGAAGCTGGAGCAGGAGGTCCGGGCACCCCTGGTGATCGCCGCAGACGGCAGCAGCGCGCGGCTCGCGCTCTCCCTCGGCATCGCCAAGCGTGACGACCGGCCGATGGGGGTGGCGGTGCGCCGCTACTTCTCCAGCCCGCGGCACGACGACGACATGCTCGAGTCCTGGCTCGAGCTGCGCGGCGAGGACGGCAGCCTGCTGCCCGGCTACGGCTGGGTCTTCGGCGTCGGCGACGGCACGAGCAACGTCGGGCTCGGCATTCTCAACACCACCAACGCCTGGCAGAAGACCGACTACAAGGAGCTGCTGGCCCGCTGGACCGGCGGCATGCCCGGGACGTGGCAGTTCGACGAGGAGCACGCGGTCGGCCCGGTCCGCGGCGGAGCGCTCCCCATGGGCTTCAACCGCACCCCCCACTACAGCCGCGGCGTCCTGCTCGTGGGCGACGCCGGCGGCGCGGTCAACCCCTTCAACGGCGAGGGCATCGCCTACGCCATGGAGTCCGGGCTGCTCGCCGCCGAGGTGGCGGTCCAGGCCCTCGCCCGGCCCGAGGGCGCCGGCCGGGAGCGCGCGCTGCAGGCCTACCCGGACCAGCTCAAGGCGGTCTACGGCGGCTACTTCACGCTCGGGCGGATCTTCGTGCACCTCATCGGTCACCCGCAGGTCATGGCGCTGGCGACCCGGCACGGGCTGCCGCGGCCGCTGCTGATGAAGTTCACCCTGAAGCTGCTCGCGAACCTCACCGACCCGCGCGGAGGCGACGCCCTGGACCGCGTCGTCAACGGCCTGTCCCGGGTGGCCCCCGCGGCCTGA
- a CDS encoding demethylmenaquinone methyltransferase gives MVGVTRATLEKDPAEVAAMFDQVAARYDLTNSVLSLGQDRGWRRAVAQALDLTPGQRVLDLAAGTATSSAALARSGARVVGCDFSLGMLRVGKRAAHDGVELVAGDALALPFADASFDAVTIAFGLRNTRDIDLALAELRRVTRPGGRLVVCEFSHPTWPPLRTVYVEYLMRALPAVARRVSSDPEAYVYLAESIRAWPAQAALARRLQGAGWASVAWRDLTGGIVALHRASRPA, from the coding sequence ATGGTCGGCGTGACCCGTGCGACGCTCGAGAAGGACCCGGCCGAGGTGGCCGCCATGTTCGACCAGGTGGCGGCCCGCTACGACCTCACCAACTCGGTGCTCTCGCTCGGGCAGGACCGCGGTTGGCGCCGGGCGGTTGCGCAGGCACTCGACCTGACCCCGGGTCAGCGGGTGCTCGACCTGGCCGCCGGGACGGCCACCAGCAGCGCGGCGCTGGCCCGGAGCGGCGCTCGCGTGGTGGGCTGCGACTTCTCACTCGGCATGCTCCGGGTCGGCAAGCGGGCCGCGCACGACGGCGTCGAGCTGGTGGCCGGTGACGCGCTCGCACTGCCGTTCGCGGACGCGTCCTTCGACGCCGTGACGATCGCCTTCGGGCTGCGCAACACCCGTGACATCGACCTCGCTCTCGCCGAGCTGCGGCGGGTCACGCGGCCCGGGGGCCGGCTGGTGGTCTGTGAGTTCAGCCACCCGACGTGGCCACCGCTGCGCACCGTCTACGTCGAGTACCTCATGAGGGCGCTCCCGGCCGTGGCGCGCCGGGTGAGCAGCGATCCCGAGGCCTACGTCTACCTCGCCGAATCCATCCGCGCCTGGCCTGCGCAGGCTGCGCTGGCCAGGCGGCTGCAGGGGGCCGGCTGGGCGAGTGTCGCCTGGCGCGACCTCACCGGCGGCATCGTCGCGCTGCACCGGGCCAGTCGGCCCGCCTGA